A stretch of Pelagicoccus enzymogenes DNA encodes these proteins:
- a CDS encoding DUF1552 domain-containing protein: MKRKRYHSDSSVSRRNFLKGMGACVALPAFHSLLPSKAFAASSALQAATTATGAPLRTAFVMFPNGAIPDRWWPKGSESDFVFNETLQPLQQLRSSLQVISGLDHENAKPGGDGGGDHARGNGVYLTGVRLNKSATDIRAGISIDQVMANQIGHLTRFPSLELSCDARRQSSNCDSGYSCAYQYNISWQDERTPMTPESNPRLVFERMFGAGPHGERTENAKRRMMGRRSLLDFVLDDAKRMQRRLGHEDKEKLDQYLTGVRDVEMRIQKAEQFGSNVDPKMPTPSGIPDSHEDYVDLMYDMMLLAFKTDSTRIATFVLGHDGDNRSFGQIGISEGHHDLSHHQNNEERVNKVAAIDRWYVERFASFLDRLNAEVDVDGNSILHNSRIVYGSGNADGNIHSHDNLPIILAGSGGGRLSTGRYVKHGAKPMSNLFLSLADQAGVTGLERFGDSTGRLGNL, from the coding sequence ATGAAAAGAAAACGCTACCACTCCGATTCGTCCGTAAGCCGCCGCAATTTCCTCAAAGGCATGGGGGCGTGTGTGGCGCTGCCGGCTTTCCATTCGCTCTTGCCTAGCAAAGCCTTTGCCGCAAGCTCCGCCTTGCAGGCTGCCACCACTGCCACGGGAGCTCCTTTGCGAACAGCCTTTGTCATGTTTCCCAACGGCGCCATTCCCGATCGCTGGTGGCCAAAGGGAAGTGAAAGCGATTTTGTATTCAACGAAACCTTACAGCCCTTGCAGCAGCTTCGCAGCAGCTTGCAGGTCATTTCTGGACTTGATCATGAGAATGCCAAGCCGGGCGGAGATGGAGGAGGCGACCATGCTCGCGGCAACGGCGTTTACCTCACGGGCGTTCGCTTGAACAAGAGCGCAACGGATATCAGGGCAGGGATTTCGATCGATCAGGTGATGGCCAATCAAATCGGCCACCTGACCCGTTTTCCGTCGCTGGAGTTGAGTTGCGACGCGCGTCGCCAGTCGTCCAATTGCGACTCGGGCTACTCCTGCGCCTACCAGTATAACATTTCCTGGCAGGACGAGCGCACTCCCATGACGCCGGAGTCGAATCCTCGCCTTGTGTTTGAGAGAATGTTTGGGGCGGGGCCGCATGGGGAGAGGACGGAGAACGCGAAGCGTCGCATGATGGGGCGGCGTTCGTTGTTGGATTTCGTGCTGGATGACGCGAAGCGCATGCAGCGTCGGCTCGGGCACGAGGACAAGGAGAAGCTCGACCAGTACCTGACTGGAGTGCGCGACGTTGAGATGCGTATCCAAAAAGCGGAGCAGTTTGGCTCGAACGTAGATCCCAAGATGCCGACCCCATCGGGAATCCCGGATAGCCACGAGGACTACGTGGATTTGATGTACGACATGATGTTGCTCGCGTTCAAGACGGACTCCACCCGTATCGCCACTTTCGTTCTGGGTCACGACGGTGACAACCGTTCGTTTGGCCAGATAGGAATCAGCGAGGGGCACCACGATCTCTCGCATCACCAGAACAACGAGGAGCGCGTCAACAAGGTGGCTGCGATCGACCGCTGGTACGTGGAACGCTTTGCTTCGTTCCTCGATCGCCTGAATGCGGAAGTCGACGTCGACGGAAATTCCATCTTGCACAATTCGCGCATTGTTTACGGCAGCGGCAATGCGGATGGCAACATTCACAGCCATGACAACTTGCCAATCATCCTGGCGGGCTCGGGGGGAGGTCGATTGAGCACTGGTCGCTACGTGAAGCACGGAGCCAAGCCGATGAGCAACTTGTTCCTGTCGCTCGCTGACCAAGCGGGCGTGACGGGGCTTGAGCGTTTTGGCGATTCCACGGGTCGGCTTGGAAATCTATAG
- a CDS encoding alpha/beta hydrolase, with product MKLSFLTVCILAVTTFAFGDGLEIRTDLQGLTDYHLPQEGIPKGRLDGPFEFHSEVFEGTVRRYWIFVPAQYDPSTPAGLLVFHDGQRATHPEGVLRVHQVMENLIGKGEMPVSIGLFITPGNRSERYPDDLGWSNPNHRAPEYDAMSDRYSRFLVDEMLPELEKSYRISDDPSMRCIGGTSSGAICAFTVAWHRPEEFGKVLSFIGSYVSIGFRPYENPPRLGGQDYPALIRREPIRPIKIFLQDGNRDLDNEWGNWFLANQQMLAAFRYANAKADRKGEEGPRYDVEAVWTDGVHNDDHAGALLPEALKWMYENR from the coding sequence ATGAAATTGAGCTTTCTGACTGTTTGTATCCTCGCTGTAACTACGTTTGCCTTTGGGGATGGCTTGGAGATTAGGACCGACCTGCAAGGGTTGACCGACTACCATTTGCCGCAGGAAGGAATACCGAAAGGGCGTCTCGACGGGCCTTTCGAATTCCATAGCGAGGTGTTTGAAGGGACCGTCCGGCGCTACTGGATTTTTGTGCCTGCCCAATACGACCCCAGCACGCCTGCAGGATTGCTGGTCTTCCACGACGGCCAGCGCGCGACTCATCCGGAAGGCGTGCTGCGAGTGCATCAAGTGATGGAAAACCTGATTGGGAAAGGGGAGATGCCGGTAAGCATCGGACTCTTTATCACTCCCGGCAACCGATCGGAACGCTATCCCGACGATTTAGGATGGAGCAATCCGAACCACCGCGCTCCTGAGTACGATGCCATGAGCGATCGCTACTCCCGGTTCCTGGTTGACGAGATGCTGCCCGAGTTGGAGAAGTCTTACCGCATCTCGGACGACCCAAGTATGCGCTGCATTGGCGGCACGAGCAGTGGTGCGATCTGCGCTTTCACCGTGGCATGGCACCGACCGGAGGAATTCGGCAAGGTGCTTAGCTTCATAGGCAGCTATGTTTCCATCGGCTTTCGGCCCTACGAGAACCCGCCGCGACTGGGAGGGCAGGATTATCCGGCTCTGATCCGCCGGGAACCGATCCGTCCCATCAAGATTTTCCTGCAGGACGGCAATCGGGACTTGGACAACGAATGGGGAAATTGGTTTTTGGCGAACCAGCAGATGCTCGCAGCTTTCCGCTATGCGAACGCCAAGGCGGACCGCAAGGGGGAGGAGGGGCCTCGCTACGATGTGGAAGCCGTTTGGACGGACGGAGTGCACAACGACGACCATGCGGGAGCATTGCTGCCGGAGGCCCTGAAGTGGATGTACGAGAACCGCTAG
- the proB gene encoding glutamate 5-kinase gives MEARDRTIVIKIGSSLLVSEETGKLRMDFLYHLMNDVVTLRARNFQVVIVSSGSVALGRRYGARTPEESLTLPQKQAAAALGQPALMAAYQNFASEHDMRIAQILITRSDFDDRKRFVNAEDTLEELLRQGIVPIVNENDTVATKHLRVGDNDRLAAKVCHLVEADDLVILTNVGGLLDRDGKIVERVDNLDESVFSLAGGASGPGTGGMITKLQAAEIALASGCRTHITSGSCVNPVVDAIDGSRTHTVIESNITPESARHLWIATSLDIRGFLEIREKSLPSLTEGRSLFPEDLVKVSGEFDRGDIVSISVGENEVARGIVAFNHHEAQALLERRSPDIFSVLGYRTRPDVVHKNDFAFL, from the coding sequence ATGGAAGCAAGAGATAGAACAATCGTCATTAAGATCGGCTCCAGCTTGCTGGTAAGCGAAGAAACTGGAAAATTGCGCATGGATTTCCTCTACCACTTGATGAACGATGTGGTGACTTTGCGGGCTCGAAATTTCCAGGTCGTCATCGTTTCTTCGGGATCGGTCGCGCTCGGCCGCCGCTATGGGGCGCGCACGCCGGAGGAAAGCTTGACCCTGCCGCAGAAGCAGGCTGCGGCCGCTTTGGGGCAACCCGCCTTGATGGCGGCGTACCAGAATTTTGCCTCGGAGCACGATATGCGCATCGCCCAGATCCTTATCACCCGTTCCGACTTCGATGACCGCAAGCGTTTCGTCAATGCGGAAGATACCTTGGAGGAACTCCTGCGGCAGGGCATCGTGCCGATCGTCAACGAGAACGATACGGTTGCCACCAAGCACTTGCGGGTAGGGGACAACGACCGTCTTGCGGCCAAGGTGTGTCACCTCGTGGAAGCTGACGATTTGGTGATTTTGACCAACGTAGGCGGACTTTTGGACCGGGATGGCAAGATCGTGGAGCGTGTCGACAATTTGGACGAAAGCGTGTTCTCGCTGGCCGGCGGCGCCTCAGGCCCCGGCACAGGCGGGATGATCACCAAGCTGCAGGCTGCAGAGATCGCCTTGGCCTCCGGTTGCCGTACCCACATCACCAGTGGCAGTTGCGTCAATCCGGTCGTCGACGCGATCGATGGATCGCGCACCCACACGGTGATCGAGTCGAACATCACTCCGGAAAGCGCCCGCCACCTGTGGATCGCCACCAGCTTGGATATCCGCGGGTTTCTGGAGATTCGGGAGAAGTCGCTGCCTAGCCTGACGGAAGGACGCAGCTTGTTCCCGGAAGACTTGGTGAAGGTTTCGGGCGAGTTCGATCGCGGCGATATCGTCAGCATCAGCGTGGGCGAGAACGAAGTGGCCCGCGGGATCGTGGCATTTAACCACCACGAAGCTCAAGCCCTGCTGGAACGCCGTAGCCCCGACATCTTCTCGGTGCTCGGTTACCGCACCCGACCCGACGTCGTACACAAAAACGACTTCGCCTTCCTTTAG
- the nhaC gene encoding Na+/H+ antiporter NhaC, which yields MNKNELQPKLALAITPVILTLLVLGLQIFYFGVFEPHIPLAIGLAITSLVGIRLGLKWKDIEEGIFHVIHVALPSVSVLITVGMIIGVWIASGTVPSIIYFGLKILSPEYFLVASMVICAFVSVSLGTSWGTVGTVGLALMGIGAGFEIPAYWTAGAVVSGSFFGDKISPLSDTTNLAPAVTGTDVFSHIKNMMPTTIPAMLIALIIYLIAGFQLVGSEKVSFNKIDAITGALDANFHISIWVLLPALLVMVLALKKYPPIPSLFAGVVVGGITAMVAQGDSLQSIFQYANNGYSIDTGISQIDGLLNRGGIQSMMWTISLILIALGFGGALERTGCLRSIIGAICSKVKSFSGTQTAAIGTSFATNLVAGDPYLSIALPGRMFSPVYRGLRYSTLNLARGVEEGGTLMSPLIPWNAGGAFVISALGLHIADGHMENLLYIPLAFACWLAPFIGIFYAITGYFSPKASRAEMRRWRRDKEEVAPGFEPISESETRMQDTRNPT from the coding sequence ATGAACAAAAACGAATTACAGCCAAAGCTCGCCCTTGCGATCACTCCAGTCATCTTGACGTTGCTCGTCCTCGGGCTTCAAATATTCTACTTCGGCGTCTTCGAGCCGCACATTCCCCTGGCGATCGGACTAGCCATAACCAGCCTAGTTGGCATCCGCCTCGGCCTCAAGTGGAAGGACATTGAAGAGGGAATTTTTCACGTCATCCATGTCGCCCTGCCCTCGGTTTCAGTCCTCATTACCGTAGGCATGATCATCGGCGTCTGGATCGCCAGCGGTACCGTTCCGAGCATCATCTACTTCGGGCTGAAGATCCTCTCGCCCGAGTACTTTCTGGTGGCAAGCATGGTCATCTGCGCCTTCGTCTCCGTTTCCTTGGGAACATCATGGGGAACGGTCGGCACCGTCGGCCTCGCCCTCATGGGCATCGGAGCCGGATTCGAGATCCCAGCCTACTGGACGGCTGGAGCCGTGGTCTCGGGATCCTTTTTCGGCGACAAGATTTCGCCGCTCTCCGACACGACCAACCTGGCTCCAGCGGTTACCGGCACGGATGTGTTCTCGCATATCAAGAATATGATGCCGACTACGATCCCGGCGATGCTCATCGCTCTGATCATCTACCTGATCGCCGGCTTCCAGCTCGTCGGTTCCGAAAAGGTCTCTTTCAATAAGATAGACGCGATCACCGGCGCATTGGATGCCAACTTCCACATTTCCATTTGGGTGCTGCTCCCCGCCCTCCTCGTCATGGTCCTCGCCCTAAAGAAATACCCTCCTATTCCTTCCCTTTTCGCCGGCGTCGTAGTGGGCGGTATCACAGCGATGGTGGCTCAAGGCGACTCCCTGCAGTCGATTTTCCAATATGCCAACAACGGCTACTCCATCGATACCGGAATCAGCCAAATCGACGGGCTGCTCAACAGAGGCGGCATCCAATCCATGATGTGGACTATCTCGCTCATTCTCATCGCCCTCGGCTTCGGAGGAGCCCTGGAGCGCACGGGCTGTCTCCGCTCCATTATCGGAGCCATCTGCAGCAAGGTTAAAAGCTTTAGCGGCACCCAGACCGCTGCCATCGGCACCTCCTTCGCCACCAACCTAGTGGCAGGCGACCCCTACCTGTCGATCGCCCTGCCCGGCCGCATGTTTTCGCCTGTCTATCGCGGATTGCGCTATTCCACGCTGAACCTCGCCCGCGGGGTCGAAGAAGGCGGAACCCTCATGTCACCGCTTATCCCTTGGAACGCGGGCGGCGCGTTTGTCATTTCCGCTTTGGGACTGCATATCGCCGACGGGCACATGGAAAACCTGCTCTACATCCCACTGGCATTCGCCTGCTGGCTCGCACCCTTTATCGGCATTTTCTACGCCATCACCGGCTACTTTTCACCCAAGGCTTCCCGCGCCGAAATGCGTCGCTGGCGCAGAGACAAGGAGGAAGTCGCACCCGGATTCGAGCCCATCTCCGAAAGCGAAACCCGCATGCAAGACACCCGCAACCCAACTTAG
- a CDS encoding glycosyltransferase, with amino-acid sequence MTIVITTHGSTGDIYPLIRLALALQEAGHTIRFATSRPFKPDVEEAGVPFFQIPPDWEKSELQYWMGRLQKLKSPVSQLKEMYRAATPHMEAILDAMEEAIDGADCLISSYLFPINKAIAQKHDIPFISYAFAHNTVPSRFYPPHEFPRLRGMPDWLQLRWNRLCWKIGNVIVDTAINTTISRAFKRKGLPGVKDFFSKSAELVLVAVSPGLMRPKIKLHPRFQFTGYCRWQYPKSQETEQKLLAFRGDELVPIITFGSMVYDKPEEVIQRLLQAWPKDKKLILQTGWSGFKVPDSATHILELGPMSHDQLLQHASVVIHHGGAGTTASVLYAGKPHIVVPHIGDQDFFSAEVKRLGCGIKLGKRNWPEKLASKVQLVESEPSFLEAARAALQTLEQEDGPGEAVHQIEAYLEHRRHLIGDFLGLDEDF; translated from the coding sequence ATGACCATCGTCATCACTACCCACGGATCGACTGGAGACATCTACCCGCTCATTCGCCTTGCGCTCGCCTTGCAGGAGGCTGGTCACACCATCCGCTTCGCTACGAGCCGCCCCTTCAAGCCCGACGTCGAAGAAGCTGGCGTACCCTTTTTCCAAATACCACCCGACTGGGAAAAGTCGGAACTTCAATACTGGATGGGCCGCCTGCAAAAGCTGAAGTCCCCCGTGTCCCAGCTCAAGGAAATGTATCGAGCCGCAACGCCACATATGGAAGCGATTCTCGACGCCATGGAAGAGGCGATCGACGGCGCTGACTGCCTCATCTCCTCCTACTTGTTCCCGATAAACAAAGCGATCGCCCAGAAGCACGACATCCCGTTCATTTCCTACGCCTTCGCTCACAATACCGTCCCATCGCGCTTCTACCCTCCCCACGAATTCCCGCGCTTGAGAGGGATGCCCGATTGGCTGCAGCTGCGATGGAATCGCCTTTGCTGGAAAATCGGTAATGTCATCGTGGATACCGCGATCAACACCACGATTTCGCGAGCCTTTAAACGCAAAGGGCTGCCAGGGGTGAAGGATTTCTTCTCCAAATCGGCGGAGCTTGTCCTAGTGGCTGTATCGCCCGGTTTGATGCGGCCGAAAATCAAGCTGCATCCCCGCTTCCAGTTCACCGGCTACTGTCGCTGGCAGTACCCGAAATCACAAGAGACCGAACAGAAACTGCTCGCCTTCCGCGGCGACGAGCTCGTGCCCATCATCACTTTCGGCAGCATGGTTTACGACAAGCCAGAAGAGGTCATTCAACGCTTGCTGCAAGCCTGGCCCAAGGACAAGAAGCTCATCCTGCAAACCGGCTGGTCCGGATTTAAGGTCCCCGATTCCGCGACTCACATCTTGGAACTCGGTCCAATGTCCCACGACCAATTACTGCAACACGCGTCCGTCGTTATCCACCATGGCGGGGCTGGCACCACCGCATCCGTGCTTTACGCCGGCAAGCCTCACATCGTGGTACCCCATATCGGCGACCAGGACTTCTTCAGCGCCGAGGTGAAGCGCCTCGGATGCGGCATCAAACTCGGCAAGCGGAACTGGCCTGAAAAATTGGCAAGCAAGGTGCAACTGGTCGAGTCCGAGCCCTCGTTTCTGGAAGCCGCACGCGCGGCGCTGCAAACCCTGGAGCAAGAGGACGGCCCAGGCGAAGCAGTTCATCAAATCGAAGCCTACCTCGAACACAGACGTCACCTAATCGGCGATTTCCTAGGCCTCGACGAGGACTTCTAG
- a CDS encoding Dps family protein: MTQKTQLQEIDELERNAIGLPSFTAKQMSGLLDTLVSSLSTQYHQYLKHHWVVEGPEHRDLHVFFEEAYMETQGHLDAVAERMTTLGAVPTASMRAQAGKSLLEAESEGVFPIRDMLKSDLENEQALISFIGETIAKASELKDYGTETLLKKVLMEREERAHEIDHYLGHDSLVRKTLAEAQ, from the coding sequence ATGACACAGAAAACGCAGCTACAAGAAATCGACGAACTTGAACGAAACGCGATTGGTCTCCCAAGCTTCACCGCCAAGCAAATGTCTGGTTTGCTGGATACTTTGGTCTCGAGCCTCTCCACGCAGTACCACCAGTACCTCAAGCACCACTGGGTGGTGGAAGGTCCAGAGCACCGGGACTTGCACGTGTTTTTCGAGGAAGCCTACATGGAAACGCAAGGGCACCTCGATGCGGTCGCGGAACGTATGACGACTCTGGGGGCGGTTCCGACTGCCTCGATGAGAGCCCAAGCGGGCAAGAGCTTGCTGGAAGCGGAGAGTGAAGGCGTGTTTCCGATCCGCGACATGTTGAAGAGCGACTTGGAGAACGAGCAGGCCTTGATCTCGTTTATCGGGGAAACGATCGCCAAGGCGTCCGAGTTGAAGGACTACGGCACCGAGACTTTGCTGAAGAAGGTCTTGATGGAGCGCGAGGAGAGAGCTCACGAGATCGATCATTACCTTGGACACGACTCGCTGGTGAGGAAAACGCTGGCAGAGGCGCAGTAG
- a CDS encoding sigma-54-dependent transcriptional regulator: protein MKILIVDDESNIQKTTALSLKTMGHQSVSAFSGSQALRKLGEDRFDAVFLDLRLGEENGLDVFDEMRSQGFEMPVIMFTAYSSIETAIEATRKGVFDYVAKPFVPEQIRQALRKLEESRSLVNKVSELESRLADKTPGIRFDSQDSRMQQVYEVAEKAAKSDANMLLLGPSGTGKTVLSRRIHEMSDRAGNPFVVVHCPSLSKELLESELFGHVKGSFTGAVKDTWGKVDAAEGGTLFLDEIADIPLEVQAKLLRLLQERLYERIGETKTRTADVRILAATNKDLQEEVKEGRFREDLFYRLNVIALHLPGLAERKGDLETLVEDYVDFYARKMGREGVSVEKDAMEAILAYDWPGNLRELNNVVERCLILCSGNSVSLTDLPAEISGGSAERGGATGIAGLGGDVTLQELEDEHIKRVLDNSESLERAARTLGIDSATLYRKRKKLGLL from the coding sequence ATGAAAATCCTGATCGTTGACGACGAAAGCAATATACAGAAAACAACCGCTCTCAGCCTAAAGACTATGGGGCACCAATCGGTGTCAGCGTTCAGTGGCAGCCAAGCGCTGCGCAAGCTCGGGGAAGACCGCTTTGATGCGGTGTTCCTCGATTTGCGTTTGGGGGAGGAAAACGGTTTGGACGTTTTCGACGAGATGCGGTCGCAAGGCTTCGAGATGCCCGTGATCATGTTCACGGCGTATTCGTCCATCGAGACAGCGATCGAAGCGACGCGCAAGGGTGTCTTCGATTACGTGGCGAAGCCCTTCGTCCCGGAGCAGATCAGGCAAGCCTTGCGCAAGCTGGAGGAAAGCCGTTCGCTGGTTAACAAGGTTTCGGAACTCGAGTCCCGCCTAGCGGACAAGACCCCGGGCATTCGCTTCGATTCGCAGGATTCCCGGATGCAGCAAGTCTACGAGGTGGCGGAAAAGGCGGCCAAGTCAGATGCGAACATGCTATTGCTGGGGCCAAGCGGAACGGGTAAGACGGTATTGTCGCGGCGGATACACGAGATGAGCGATCGCGCCGGCAATCCTTTCGTGGTCGTTCACTGTCCCAGTCTTTCCAAGGAGCTGTTGGAGAGCGAGCTGTTTGGGCATGTGAAGGGGAGCTTCACCGGGGCGGTAAAGGATACTTGGGGCAAGGTCGATGCGGCGGAAGGGGGCACTCTTTTCCTCGACGAAATCGCAGACATTCCCTTGGAGGTCCAAGCCAAGCTGCTGCGTCTCTTGCAAGAGCGGCTTTACGAGCGTATTGGAGAAACGAAGACAAGAACCGCTGACGTTCGAATCCTGGCCGCGACCAATAAGGACCTGCAGGAAGAAGTTAAGGAAGGGCGGTTCCGCGAGGATTTGTTCTACCGGCTGAACGTGATTGCCCTGCACCTGCCAGGCTTGGCGGAGCGCAAGGGGGATTTGGAAACCTTGGTGGAAGACTACGTAGACTTCTACGCCCGCAAGATGGGGAGAGAAGGGGTGTCTGTCGAAAAGGATGCCATGGAGGCTATCCTCGCATACGACTGGCCGGGGAATTTGCGCGAGTTGAACAACGTGGTCGAGCGCTGCTTGATACTTTGCTCGGGAAACAGCGTGAGCTTGACGGATCTTCCTGCCGAGATCAGCGGCGGGTCAGCGGAACGAGGAGGCGCGACGGGCATCGCCGGCCTCGGCGGCGACGTGACCCTGCAGGAGTTGGAGGACGAGCACATCAAGCGCGTCTTGGATAACAGCGAAAGCTTGGAGCGGGCGGCACGGACCTTGGGGATCGATTCGGCAACTCTTTACCGCAAGCGCAAAAAGCTCGGCTTGCTTTAA
- a CDS encoding sensor histidine kinase, giving the protein MLRSKLYIGMFPVAGLLILVCLYSVYNHARLSEELDRLQVEQYGSISEVERILLATSRLERAILLELEGETEIARNAYRRSMPAFERWMERDKLESESELTPLLRNLMSMGKAIFEGNRATSESMLQPLVEQIEDAGFRSISKNNSVIKSRNETLRGDSQSHFYVVVTAIIASVFLMGFVAFQLSQRILKPIDALTEYADLIGHGRYDMAGYTPSSKDEILRLESAFVEMAGRIAEYQRQSDIQVARTRRRMEECFNNLPNPVVFLNSNRDLAYRNPAANELLEAVSWESALLPQLSSRIEKVFGTGEEIVETDFDETISVKIGNETRFFLPIFVRVDSDAIEEIECGLVLQDITRLRLSDELKSDMVATVSHEIKTPVTSATMALHLVLEKSLGELTEDQEDMLQTATDDLARLRRMLDHFLEIARLERKSPRLDAVAETPLRIVSSVIDAFSMAAQSKDIQLVSHVEEGLPRVVVDLKAMEVGLSNYLSNAIKFSPAGSRVEAYACMMGSRIRFGVRDEGPGLSEDDLEIVFEKFYRSRRHRTIDGVGLGLSIVKDIAIAHEGTVGCLPLEPRGCDFFIELDPADPEQSE; this is encoded by the coding sequence ATGCTTCGTTCGAAACTTTATATCGGGATGTTCCCGGTTGCGGGACTGCTCATTCTCGTTTGCTTGTATTCAGTTTACAATCACGCGAGGTTGAGCGAGGAACTGGATCGCTTGCAGGTCGAGCAGTATGGCTCAATTTCTGAGGTGGAGAGGATCTTGCTGGCGACCTCCCGTTTGGAGCGGGCTATCCTTTTGGAATTGGAAGGGGAGACCGAGATCGCTCGCAATGCCTATCGTCGCAGTATGCCAGCGTTCGAAAGGTGGATGGAGCGGGACAAGCTGGAGAGCGAAAGCGAGTTGACGCCCCTCCTTCGCAACCTGATGTCGATGGGGAAGGCGATATTCGAGGGAAACCGGGCGACCAGCGAGTCCATGTTGCAGCCTCTGGTCGAGCAGATCGAGGATGCGGGCTTTCGCTCTATCTCGAAGAACAATTCGGTCATAAAAAGTCGTAACGAGACTTTGAGGGGAGATTCGCAATCTCACTTCTACGTGGTGGTGACTGCGATCATCGCCAGCGTCTTTCTGATGGGGTTCGTCGCTTTTCAGTTGAGCCAACGGATCTTGAAGCCGATCGACGCTCTCACTGAATATGCGGACCTGATCGGTCACGGCCGTTATGACATGGCTGGCTACACGCCAAGCAGCAAGGACGAGATCTTGCGCTTGGAAAGCGCCTTCGTCGAGATGGCGGGGCGGATCGCAGAGTATCAACGGCAGAGCGATATTCAGGTTGCTCGGACGCGGCGCCGCATGGAGGAGTGCTTCAACAATTTGCCGAATCCGGTCGTTTTCTTGAACAGCAACCGAGACTTGGCCTATCGCAATCCGGCGGCGAACGAGTTGTTGGAAGCGGTCAGCTGGGAGTCGGCCTTGCTGCCGCAGCTGAGCTCCCGCATAGAGAAAGTGTTTGGTACGGGCGAGGAAATCGTAGAGACGGATTTCGACGAAACGATTTCGGTAAAGATCGGAAACGAAACGCGCTTTTTTCTGCCGATTTTCGTGCGCGTAGACAGCGACGCGATCGAGGAAATCGAGTGCGGACTCGTCTTGCAGGATATCACGCGACTTCGTCTCTCCGACGAGTTGAAGAGCGACATGGTGGCGACCGTGAGCCACGAGATCAAGACGCCGGTGACCAGCGCTACCATGGCCTTGCACTTGGTTTTGGAAAAGAGCTTGGGGGAGCTTACGGAAGATCAGGAGGACATGCTGCAAACCGCTACCGACGACTTGGCTCGCCTGCGGCGCATGCTGGACCACTTCTTGGAGATCGCTCGTTTGGAACGCAAGTCGCCCCGCCTTGACGCGGTGGCGGAAACTCCGCTGCGGATCGTCTCTTCCGTTATCGACGCCTTTTCGATGGCTGCCCAAAGCAAGGACATCCAGCTGGTTTCCCACGTGGAGGAGGGCTTGCCGCGAGTCGTCGTCGATTTGAAGGCGATGGAGGTCGGGCTCTCGAACTACCTTTCCAACGCCATCAAGTTCAGTCCCGCTGGGTCACGGGTGGAGGCGTATGCATGTATGATGGGATCTCGGATTCGATTCGGAGTGCGTGACGAAGGGCCGGGCTTGAGCGAGGACGACCTGGAAATCGTATTCGAGAAGTTTTATCGCTCGCGCAGGCACCGTACGATCGACGGCGTCGGCCTGGGGCTTTCCATCGTCAAGGATATCGCTATCGCCCATGAGGGCACGGTAGGATGCTTGCCCTTGGAGCCGCGCGGCTGCGACTTTTTTATCGAGCTAGATCCGGCGGATCCCGAGCAGAGCGAATAA
- a CDS encoding DUF1328 family protein — MLRHSIVFLILAIIAAVFGFGGVAETAAPVAQALCMFFASAWIVSILLGRGGSDGRV; from the coding sequence ATGTTGAGGCATTCTATTGTATTTTTAATATTAGCGATAATCGCAGCCGTGTTTGGCTTCGGCGGAGTGGCGGAGACCGCTGCTCCGGTGGCGCAAGCCCTATGCATGTTTTTCGCGTCCGCTTGGATCGTATCCATCTTGCTTGGACGAGGCGGATCCGACGGGCGCGTTTGA
- a CDS encoding mechanosensitive ion channel family protein, whose protein sequence is MSYWTEFEWGRFLGDALASILIIVGALAFWLVVSRSFRALESKSRVSQTLLLPLKLIARYAVVLIALLLCLTAYGIPIGSFWTLVSTTIGLVAIGFVAVWSVLSNISATFLILLVQPFKMGDYVAIVGEEVMGRVVDINFLFTTVRKGSGDTYKVPNNQFFQKCLLRPADAAKLEGEEKSEEKATEPEHAQANLEGIDERKSATSPA, encoded by the coding sequence ATGAGTTATTGGACAGAATTTGAATGGGGACGTTTCTTGGGGGATGCGCTCGCCTCGATCTTGATTATCGTGGGAGCCTTGGCCTTTTGGCTGGTCGTTTCCCGGTCCTTCAGGGCTTTGGAATCTAAGTCGAGGGTTTCGCAAACCCTGTTGCTTCCCTTGAAGCTGATCGCGCGGTACGCCGTGGTCTTGATCGCGCTGCTGCTTTGCTTGACGGCGTACGGCATCCCGATCGGCAGCTTCTGGACGCTTGTATCCACGACGATAGGACTGGTCGCGATCGGCTTCGTCGCGGTCTGGAGCGTTCTGAGCAACATCTCGGCCACCTTCTTGATCCTGCTGGTCCAGCCCTTCAAGATGGGCGACTACGTGGCAATCGTGGGCGAGGAAGTGATGGGCCGCGTCGTCGACATAAACTTCCTCTTCACCACGGTACGCAAAGGGAGCGGGGACACCTACAAGGTTCCCAACAACCAGTTTTTCCAGAAGTGCCTGTTGAGGCCGGCCGATGCGGCGAAGCTTGAAGGCGAGGAAAAGAGCGAGGAGAAAGCAACCGAACCGGAGCACGCCCAAGCGAATCTTGAAGGAATTGACGAGAGGAAGAGCGCGACTTCTCCTGCCTAG